In Lentisphaerota bacterium, one DNA window encodes the following:
- a CDS encoding ABC transporter permease subunit, translating to FPLGGFASADADTLTFWSRLRDHAWHMTLPVICYMAGSFAVLTLMMKNAALDQISSDYVRTVLATGASFRRAVWCHAFRNALIPIATGVGGILTVFFAGSVIIETIFEIPGMGQLSLNAITRRDYAVFMALLSLTASLQLIGNLISDVCYMIIDPRIHFDRS from the coding sequence CTTTCCTCTCGGCGGATTTGCCTCCGCCGATGCCGACACCCTCACCTTCTGGAGCCGCCTCCGCGACCATGCGTGGCACATGACCCTGCCGGTCATCTGCTACATGGCGGGGAGTTTCGCGGTGCTCACGCTGATGATGAAAAACGCCGCGCTTGATCAGATCTCGAGCGACTACGTGCGAACGGTTCTGGCCACGGGCGCCTCGTTCCGGCGCGCGGTCTGGTGTCACGCCTTCCGCAATGCACTCATCCCGATCGCGACGGGCGTGGGCGGCATCCTGACCGTCTTTTTCGCCGGCTCGGTCATCATCGAGACGATCTTCGAGATTCCCGGCATGGGGCAGCTCAGCCTGAACGCCATCACCCGGCGCGATTACGCCGTCTTCATGGCGCTCCTCTCGCTCACCGCCTCGCTCCAGTTGATCGGCAATCTGATCTCGGACGTCTGTTACATGATCATCGACCCCCGCATCCATTTCGACCGCTCATGA